A genomic window from Candidatus Thiocaldithrix dubininis includes:
- a CDS encoding helix-turn-helix transcriptional regulator, with translation MNRIDSLSVKLIWRGLCARFVSLKLLKSSKTKRLRPQNGARLRALREQQNLRQSAFADQINAYMRKLIPNLSSTDMLTQSMVSDLELEYADLSVLHLLMISEFFGVTPKELLVSELQDLGKTEITIHQNTVNSMPTVHPYVSENITEGERFFVCSWFPSGLFKSAHYFDQHLRKHSPDTEHIEFYPLDAFIEFLFSPTIQEDRSTKISILERMQYYFSSSIYRRIYFITSPVQSCLKDPCMGIESTKGCVNFLFPEQGGQVTHIEINNSNLSALLYKHYYQRADLVHDGLGFLEIAYQTLTNQTVLEPFDDMRFFYQKCKAHSLYAQWVDKCFNNDVKKFITQTTHVLN, from the coding sequence GTGAACCGCATTGACAGTTTAAGTGTTAAGCTAATATGGCGAGGACTGTGTGCGAGATTTGTTTCTTTGAAATTATTGAAATCATCTAAGACTAAACGCCTGCGCCCTCAAAATGGAGCGCGTTTACGGGCACTGCGTGAGCAGCAAAACTTAAGACAATCAGCATTTGCAGATCAAATTAATGCTTATATGCGGAAGTTAATTCCTAATCTATCCAGTACGGATATGCTGACGCAAAGTATGGTCTCTGATCTGGAACTAGAATATGCGGATTTAAGCGTTTTGCATTTGCTGATGATTAGTGAGTTTTTTGGTGTTACGCCTAAGGAATTATTGGTTAGTGAGTTGCAAGATTTAGGTAAAACAGAAATTACGATTCACCAAAATACTGTGAATTCAATGCCAACCGTACATCCTTACGTGAGTGAGAATATAACTGAAGGTGAGCGCTTTTTTGTTTGCTCTTGGTTTCCAAGTGGCTTGTTTAAATCAGCGCACTATTTTGACCAGCATTTACGGAAACATTCCCCCGATACAGAGCATATTGAGTTTTACCCACTGGATGCCTTTATTGAGTTTTTGTTTTCCCCTACGATTCAAGAAGATAGATCAACCAAAATTTCGATTTTAGAACGGATGCAATATTATTTCAGTTCGAGTATTTATCGCCGTATCTATTTTATCACTTCGCCTGTGCAATCTTGTTTAAAAGATCCATGTATGGGCATTGAATCAACCAAAGGCTGTGTGAATTTTTTGTTCCCAGAGCAAGGCGGACAGGTCACTCACATTGAAATTAATAATTCAAATTTATCGGCATTGCTTTATAAGCACTATTATCAACGGGCGGATTTAGTACATGATGGTTTAGGCTTTCTCGAAATTGCATATCAAACGTTAACTAATCAAACAGTGCTTGAACCCTTTGATGATATGAGATTTTTCTATCAGAAATGTAAAGCACACAGTTTATATGCACAATGGGTCGATAAGTGTTTTAACAATGATGTAAAAAAATTTATAACCCAAACAACGCATGTTCTTAACTAA